A region from the Bradyrhizobium erythrophlei genome encodes:
- a CDS encoding SDR family NAD(P)-dependent oxidoreductase, translated as MRFQDKVAIVTGGSSGIGKEVATRFVAEGGSVVIVGRDAAKAEAAAKQIDATGKRAIAHVGDISLPATGKAAVKTALDRFGRLDVLFNNAGIFGPKPFLDVTEDEYDHFLSIILKGKFFIAQAAAKAMKAAGRGGAIVQTGSMWGLQAIGATPSSAYSAANGGVHALVKNLAIELAHDKIRVNAIAPGVIETPVFSTFLTPEQVKTVLPTFNAMHPLGRNGQPADAAEALLFLASDQASFITGVILPVDGGVMAGRQ; from the coding sequence ATGCGTTTTCAGGACAAGGTCGCGATCGTCACAGGAGGCAGTTCAGGCATCGGCAAGGAAGTGGCGACCCGATTCGTCGCAGAAGGTGGTTCTGTTGTCATCGTCGGACGCGATGCCGCCAAAGCCGAGGCCGCAGCCAAGCAAATCGACGCGACCGGAAAGCGCGCTATCGCCCATGTGGGCGACATTTCCCTGCCGGCGACAGGAAAAGCAGCGGTAAAGACAGCGCTCGATCGCTTTGGCCGTCTGGACGTCCTGTTCAACAACGCCGGCATCTTCGGGCCTAAGCCATTCCTCGATGTCACCGAAGATGAATACGATCATTTCCTGAGCATCATCCTCAAGGGCAAGTTTTTCATCGCGCAGGCGGCGGCGAAGGCCATGAAGGCTGCGGGCCGCGGCGGCGCGATCGTGCAGACCGGATCCATGTGGGGCCTGCAGGCGATCGGTGCCACGCCCTCGTCCGCTTATTCAGCAGCCAATGGTGGCGTCCATGCGCTGGTCAAGAACCTCGCGATCGAGCTCGCCCACGACAAGATCCGCGTGAATGCGATCGCGCCCGGCGTGATCGAGACACCGGTCTTCAGCACGTTCCTGACACCAGAACAGGTGAAGACCGTTTTGCCGACCTTCAATGCGATGCACCCTCTTGGCCGCAACGGTCAGCCCGCAGACGCGGCCGAGGCGCTTCTGTTCCTTGCCTCGGATCAGGCGAGTTTCATCACCGGTGTCATCCTTCCGGTCGACGGTGGCGTCATGGCTGGCAGGCAGTGA